The stretch of DNA tcAGCAAGAATAGTTTTCAATGAACATGATTCTGAATTAGATGTGAGAATCAGATGCAACATCTCATGCTGACACATCAAGTAATTTCTAAATCGACCAGCTAGAATACGTGCAGAGAATTATAACCTGTATCTTAATcagaggatatatatatatatatcatcatgcatgtgaaccctaacatatatatatatatatatatatatatatatatctcaggGATATTGATCTTGTCACCAAAATGATCAAACTATCCCCTTTTTGGTACACGTGTTGATCAGATATATATGGTACTTAATTGCTTTACGCCATGCATCTTAGGGTACGTAGAATGGAgatgatcaaaaaagaaaagatatatatagatcTATGTCGTGGTAATCTCATTCCGTCACTAAATTATATCATGATCACAATATAACtaattatacaaatatttatttttaataacgTGGAAGTATCATGAGTACTTCTTgtacagaaacaaaaacaaagtgaGACTTTTCAGAGTGGATCCACCGGAAGTAGTACTACTTTAATTTCATACCCAATGGGGCCGGGCCACGAAAGCAAAACATGCGTGTACTTTAAGGCtatgtttgaatagtgagaatacttgagaagtgttgagaatgtttgtgaatagtagtgaaaaagtaatgaaaaagtaataatagaataatgaatagtaggtaaaaagtaatgaatagtaaaaaagtaggtgaaaagtaataataaaataaagaatagtagtgagagtacttgaggtactcttgatACCCAAACGTACCCTAAAAGTTTTGCCCCTATTTTTAGCTACGtaaaaattaattgatattttaGCGATAAATAATTTCTGcaataaaatctcatgatgTTGAGCATTGAATTGGTTGTTtaaaatcaagaattttctgATCTTGCCATTTTTCAATGtcacatattaatatatgttgcTAATTGCTATGCCATGGATTAAGCTAGCTAGCACAGCAAGCTGTGTGCATGGCATCTACGTTGTCATAGTAAGGACCAAGGACCAAggagcatattatatattatatataatacatatttttattagcCTTTCTTGGACTCTTCTAAGATTTTCATCCTCTTTCTCCTGTCTTTCACTGATTTCTTGGTTTTATCATCCTGCTACATATCATTGGTAACTTCAAGAGTACTAACCGGCCCCAAGAGGGACAAAAGACAACCGGCTGGCCTCCGGCAACGTCTGCATGCTTTTTGTTGTGACAGGGAATTTGGCTTTTACATGTCATGACTACCACCAAATAGTGATGATAATTTCAAGTTCTAAATTAAACCAGAAATGACAAATTACGCAGAAATATTGACAGCAATACATGAAAAGATCGCCATCGATCGGTAGAAATTTCTATCTTTAGTACTGCATCTTTATCAATGGTACTACATCTGACTAATTCAAACTCATGATGCATTTTGTTCTCGTAGCTTTCTTTGTTTCACAAAGCCAAATCCAGTCAAACACATTAAACTAGGCAAAGTTGGCATATTTTCAAGTTGTTTATAGCGGCAAGAATTAAAGTGGTTTGCTCATTGTAATCACTGATTTTGGTCGATCCTCCGGGTTaatgtgaaatcatcacttgtagACCAAACTTCCCTTAAATGAGTAGACTCAAtaagtagaatatttaattaaatgggatagaGTGTATAGTCAGAATTCGAACTCAAGAACTCTACTCTGATACaatgtgaaatcactacttatcCCAACAGCTTAAGCTGATAGgaagaagtaaattttattattttatatcttaacaaaccCGGCCTTAAGAAAAGCTGTAGGACAATCCGCCCATGCAAACAATGGCTTTGTTCTTTTGCATGTATGCATTCTCGCTGCAGGAAAACGATCCCTTTACCGAGCACTCACATTATTGTACCTTTCTGCAACATCTCTTTATATAAATCCTAGAAAGATCTTAATATTTCATCAGTGAAGTTTCAAGCATTATTGAAACGTACAGtcctaaaaaaatagagaaagttTCCTTTCTGGTCAGTTCTTCCTCATGGCAGAGATAAGCTTTGCCATTCTACTCTTATCCTTGGCGACGATTATCCTTAACGTTAATGCAGATGCAGGCAGGCCTGCTGTTTTTATACTTGGTGACTCGACAGCAGATGTTGGGACCAACAATTTCTTGCCAGGCAGCCAGGCAAGGGCTGACTTCCCTTTCAATGGCGTTGATTTTGCTTTCTCTATACCCACTGGAAGGTTTAGCAATGGCCTAAACAGTGCTGATTTTCTAGGTCAGTATATTTCTAACACATGCATGCTAATTACGTTGTTCAATCTTCTGTTTTACATTTCCCACGAAATGCATGCATTTGCTACGAATGATCGAAATCTCTCGTGGCCAAGGATGACATAATTAATaccttatttttttccattattattattattatgatgatgatggtttctCAACCTGAACCGGTACATGATACTCATGATCAGCCAAGCTACTGGGTTACGAGAAAAGTCCACCACCGTATCTTTCAACTGTCAATTACTCCCGTTATAGTCGAACGACGCAAGCCTTAAAGGGTATAAACTTCGCCTCTGGAGGGTCCGGCATTTTTCGTCTGACAGGACAATTACCGGTGagggcctctctctctctctagaaattAAATGTATTAACATTCGTTCATGACTATATAAACTGCAATGATCTTTTTATAAGCATGACATTGATGACATGATCTAATTATTACTTTCTGCTCAGTCTGATACACCAAACAGCGGGAAACAGAATGCGATTCCATTGGCAGAGCAAATAGAGCAGTTTGAGAGTGTTCGCAGCTCGCTTATGGCTGCAATGGGTCCCTTACGAACCTTAAGGTTTCTTTCCAAGTCTTTGTTCTTCATTAGTATTGGCAGCAATGATATCTTCGAATATTACCGTTCCAACAATAAGTTATCAAAGGAACGGTTCTTCGCCAATTTAGGAATCGCTTACGAGAACCAATTAAAGGTACGTACATGactccttttttttaaagaaaattttattttaaagcgCACAAGCAGTTTAGCTTATCAAACCGTGTATCAATgctgacatgattttttttattaaaaaaaaaatttttttgagataagAAAAGATTGTCTcataaaaattcttttcatcttcaattcaAACCGTTTCATTAAATAGACATCTTATATTTTAGTATTAGTGCATGAACTCGCttaaaagatgaatttttttttttatattttataactcattttataactaattaaaataattatattattttattaaaatatatatatatttataaattagtaattataaaaataaaaataaaaagatatcaAGATAGCTGGCAGATGATGATCAACTGATCACATCGGATACTAATGCCACGTACATGCAGGCTCTACTCGAACTGGGAGCTAGGAAGTTTGGGATTATGAGCGTCCCGTCAATTGGCTGTTGTCCATCTCAGAGGCTCTATAGTCCTAACGGGGGTTGTTTGGAGGAGCTGAACGACCACGCAAGAGCTTTTCACACAAAGATTGAGTCAATCTTGTGCAGGCTCAGCGAAGAATATCAAGGCATGAAGTACTCACTTGGAAACGCCTACGAGATGACAATTAATGTCATAGACAACCCACTTCCATTCAGTAAGCTAGCTGCAATTtcactatatataatatcatgatCTCCTGATGCGCGTACGTGCCAAATTAAGTACTATTGGGCCAGAATTTAGTCTGATCATGTagataacactttttttttcagattttacgAACGTGAAGGCTGCATGTTGTGGAGTTGGGAGGCTCAATGCAGAATCCAATTGCAATCCAAATGCATATCTTTGCTCGAGTCGCGATAATTACTTGTTCTGGGATTTGTTCCACCCAACAGAGGCTGCTGCTCAGCTGGCAGCAGTAACTCTCTTCAGCGGTCCCACAAGATTTGTAGCCCCTATCAACTTTTCTCAATTGGCCCAGGCGTAGTACGTACCCTAACTACGTACTAGTCCTCTTGGGCCCCAGGCCTCCTGATCAAATAAGCAATTTCATTGCATTAaatcaaatgtttttctttctttttttcatgataTGCTTTTCAGAGCAATGTTGGTCGTTGATGTAATTTTTCTGCATGGTTGGATGGATTAAGAACTCCTattacaaaataagaaaataatcgTTATTAGAATTCGCCGAGTCTCGAAAGAACGAGTTTTTTCGAATGAATCTGTTACCTCTGGTTTCATATGTGCAGTGAAACATGATCTACATAAGAGGTCATGTACCTCTAGTTTGAAGTTCTGCAGATTTACTTATGATTTAGGAAAACGAACATCTTTTATGTCGTAAAACCTCTTGGGATTTTGTTACTAGCTACCATGATCGAGCTGAACTGATtgagaaaaccaaaaaaatagcAATTCCATTGTGGCATGAAGATAAATACAATATCAAAAGACAATATCAAATGAGGTTTCAAGATGGTTAGAGCATATTGTGATCACTCTCACTGGCAATCTGCAAAAGCAGGCCATTTATTAAAACCAGTTACAAAAGTAGGAAAAGAAAGTGATGACAAACCCATCGGCAGCTGATTGCTTAGCCATAAAAGTTCAAAACAGTACTGTCTTGTCTTCTATGAATAACTGGAGGTTAAGAGTGTCAAAGAATCAAAGATAGCTAGGAGATGTTGTGATTCGTGAACCGTATGCCTTGGATCATAAAGTTAAAACAGAGTCGAACCTTATTGATCAGTTTTTGCAGAGAACTATGCTtgtaaaagagaaggaaaacatGAATTCTGCCTAAACCATGAAAGTAGTAAAGGAAAAAGACAAGATTATGAACACTCGGATTCAACTTAAAAGGCCTTGGTTGAGGAGAAAAATCCAAACTCACATGCAGCTACGTTTGGATACTAAAAATATATCAGATAATCTaataatctgtaaatagtaataaaataggaaaaagttTATTTGTCTACTTAATTTGTACACTTGTTTTGATGgctggtcatttttttttttattattttttttacttagtgattaagaaagtgattttaagtgtattagtatatttttttatttttttaaaaataaaaaatgtattaaaaaatgtgaaaagaaaaaaaaaatagactggATGGGCGTCATAATAGCATTGCCCAAtgaaataatagtgaatagtttgtgaagtaaattaatataaaaatatctgaaaataattaCATTGTGTATGTGTAAGGCCTGGCCGGTCTCTCTTCCTTCAGCTTGGGAAGCCTTGTATTATGCACATTAAATATGCCACTTACCTTTTTTTCTTATGTATCATAAATGTTTTCTTAAGTTGTTGCCTGAATTTGAAATGCTcaaatggaaaataataataagaagaagactGATCAAGTGGGCTCGCAACATGTATAActatttgtataaatattttggacAATATCAAAAGGGTAAATAACTTAAGCCTTCAAGTTCTTACCCCAAACACGAGGGGATCCTTTTTCCCACGATAGGATGGATAATTGAAACTTATCATGCTCTCATTCTCTTCTCGCTcaccttcttccttctccaccTCCTCTTGCACGACACATTGAAGTAACCCCATTCTCACCATTTACCCAACAAAGAACAAAACGGTATGTTCCATGCAGCTGTAATCTACTAACATGCTACTGGTGATACATGACAtgttattccaaaaaaaaaaccctaacaataacagATAGGAAGAATGAATCATACCCATTCCTCTATTAAAAGCAAGTTGCATGGTTCACTTTAAGCGAAGTACACCAAATTAATCACATTTGTTGCCGTCCAATAAAGCTGCAATCAAGTTCTGTGCTCATCCACTGCAACACGTAATGCACATACATATAGCCTTTTCCAGCAGCAGCAACCCCCATTAACCTATCCAGCAACAGAGGTAATTGGTCAATAACCAAAGGAGCAGACCCATTATTCATCACAAAATTATTACATTATCCACATTTACTTACTTCTGCAATATTACACTATTTAAGGCTGTCGTAAATATTACAGTTAATAAAACATTATTGTTTTCATCAAGTTTTCCGTCCAATCAATTAAGAAAGGATTTTGACCAAGacctaaaatttaatttattattcgtTATTAACttactattaaaataaataaaataaacagaacAAAGAGCGGAAAACGAACCCCGAGGACGGATGGGGACGGCGAGAATCTCGTATAAGACAAAGAGGGAAGAGTGCGAGGTGGCCTCAGCGACGAGAAGCCCCAGCCCAAGAGAGCCGACGCTTGCCTTAACAAAGTGGTAAACTCTATGAGGTCCGATGGTTTTTTGCGTTTCGTTTTccacataagaaaaaaaacaaattaagttCTACCAAACTGAAATCAAACAGCAATGAAAAGCGTGTGATCTGTGAGATGGAGATATTAGAGtattcacaataatttttttatgttatttttaaaatacattatcaaatttattttttctattttacatattaatttttataatatattatacattatcatatctattttttcttcatatcatttaaataatatttttttatttttttaaacatttcctttctaccaataaatatgtaatatccatatttttttttatatttgcaacatattattatatacaatgtaatataattaagtcctatacacacaaaataaaaatatataagcaaaataaaaaataaaaaataaaatcaaaatatgaaaaacttggATACAAAATCTTtccaattcatctcaatttatttaattctaattattataacttccTTAATTTctcgtataaaatataataaatatttaaactttttaaattttaaagtaataataatattttattcaactttcatctcaactaattatCCAAACATCTCTCAGTCAGAAAGATTTAGGTgttgtttgaatagtgagttaagatgagataaatttagataaaagttaaaagttaaataaaatattattagaatattattttgttaaattattattgtttggaatttaaaattttttttaaattttttgttatattttgtaagaaaacttgaaaaaaattataataataagatgagatgaaacacttttaatatttaatccaACCTTAGTTATCGGATAAAATTTGGACCAATAACCACCGGTGTAACCCAGTTATTGGAATTTcggactgaaaaaaaaaatttgctcaCATGAACAATAATAGACTAATGTTTTTAAtatcgtaccggtcaaggcac from Juglans microcarpa x Juglans regia isolate MS1-56 chromosome 3S, Jm3101_v1.0, whole genome shotgun sequence encodes:
- the LOC121258804 gene encoding GDSL esterase/lipase At5g55050-like gives rise to the protein MAEISFAILLLSLATIILNVNADAGRPAVFILGDSTADVGTNNFLPGSQARADFPFNGVDFAFSIPTGRFSNGLNSADFLAKLLGYEKSPPPYLSTVNYSRYSRTTQALKGINFASGGSGIFRLTGQLPSDTPNSGKQNAIPLAEQIEQFESVRSSLMAAMGPLRTLRFLSKSLFFISIGSNDIFEYYRSNNKLSKERFFANLGIAYENQLKALLELGARKFGIMSVPSIGCCPSQRLYSPNGGCLEELNDHARAFHTKIESILCRLSEEYQGMKYSLGNAYEMTINVIDNPLPFNFTNVKAACCGVGRLNAESNCNPNAYLCSSRDNYLFWDLFHPTEAAAQLAAVTLFSGPTRFVAPINFSQLAQA